In Cydia pomonella isolate Wapato2018A chromosome 1, ilCydPomo1, whole genome shotgun sequence, one genomic interval encodes:
- the LOC133519659 gene encoding replication factor C subunit 4, with product MQAFLKTGKISASAKQTPSGTKPTKKKPPAPWVEKYRPKTIDDIVDQGEVVQVLRECLSGGDLPHLLFYGPPGTGKTSAILAAARQLFGDISRDRVLELNASDERGIQVIRDKVKSFAQLTVSGTRPDGRPCPPYKLVILDEADSMTTAAQAALRRTMERETRTTRFCLICNYVSRIIPPITSRCSKFRFKPLARENVIIRLREICEWEGVEIGDGSVLEQAVGTCEGDLRRALTALQCCQRLLGKITAEGLVEVTGLVPEKLVNEYLAIKNYGELEQFVENFLMEAYSASQLLEQASAAVVCAEHLTNRQKVRISEKLAGCAHRLQDGGAEAMQLTDLGCAIIMANNDP from the exons ATGCAGGCCTTTCTCAAAACTGGGAAAATATCAGCCTCAGCTAAGCAGACTCCGTCCGGCACCAAACCAACAAAGAAGAAACCACCGGCACCATGGGTCGAGAAATA CCGTCCAAAAACTATTGACGATATCGTAGATCAGGGAGAGGTAGTTCAAGTGTTGAGAGAATGCTTGTCGGGCGGTGATCTGCCGCACCTATTGTTCTACGGGCCGCCGGGCACGGGCAAGACGAGCGCCATCCTGGCGGCAGCTCGGCAGCTGTTCGGCGATATTTCGCGCGACCGCGTGCTGGAGCTGAACGCATCCGACGAGCGCGGCATACAGGTCATCCGGGACAAAGTCAAGTCATTTGCGCAACTCACAGTCAGCGGCACTAGGCCTGA TGGAAGGCCGTGCCCTCCATACAAGCTGGTGATACTGGACGAGGCGGACTCCATGACCACCGCCGCGCAGGCGGCGCTCCGCCGCACCATGGAGCGCGAGACGCGCACTACACGCTTCTGTCTAATCTGCAACTACGTGTCTCGTATCATTCCGCCGATCACGAGTCGCTGCTCCAAGTTCAGATTTAAGCCACTGGCGAGAGAGAATGTTATTATAAG GCTGCGAGAGATCTGCGAGTGGGAGGGCGTGGAGATCGGCGACGGGTCGGTGCTGGAGCAGGCGGTGGGCACGTGCGAGGGCGACCTGCGCCGCGCGCTCACCGCGCTGCAGTGCTGCCAGCGCCTGCTCGGGAAGATCACGGCCGAGGGGCTCGTTGAG GTGACTGGTTTGGTACCTGAAAAATTAGTCAACGAGTATTTGGCCATCAAGAACTACGGGGAACTGGAACAGTTTGTTGAGAA TTTCCTAATGGAAGCGTATTCGGCGTCGCAGCTTCTGGAGCAGGCGTCGGCGGCGGTGGTGTGCGCCGAGCACCTGACCAACCGGCAGAAGGTGCGCATCAGCGAGAAGCTGGCGGGCTGCGCGCACCGCCTGCAGGACGGCGGCGCCGAGGCCATGCAGCTCACCGACCTGGGCTGCGCCATCATCATGGCCAACAACGACCCCTGA
- the LOC133519643 gene encoding zinc finger MYND domain-containing protein 10 has product MVEKDPQLSALEIGELDMFVDSIEPSRIDSIGNQVWIDWHIRLQKLNQQAVLEATSMQEELTKETLISSGKLPILVQEAICIQVWRYKVYPQVLKLEPAPSCTFGIYMVLYHEAACVGLLETVLYHEDGARCLSDVIVDLLGYAVEQLTALLALLNNGYLKPQSPKELECETAPEELERRQRDLQFDISMRCITIVRYIAEHMEGAGVGASIATGLYKTNDVPSILAHLLQEEPWRRTTEAGELQTFNFGRWAKPSNDEQLQMHRSEVQLWLCLRQLLLEPRLAHQYPIDECRRTAFCRLQARLTENMLDQVPPLGDLKQFLCRLSVGDYSNKDGRSNVKNAPGCTLIEVVPQIKDSYMRQVHKRTKTLAKQQLRLFDMDGSDDSRKMAKQLLDSYTSDAALAMDGGGAKCAKCGEAASKKCSRCKTEWYCGRECQVQQWPKHKELCDQFAKLCM; this is encoded by the exons ATGGTTGAAAAGGATCCTCAGCTTAGTGCTTTGGAAATAGGCGAACTAGATATGTTCGTTGACAGTATAGAACCATCCCGCATTGATAGCATAGGGAATCAAGT GTGGATCGACTGGCATATCCGACTTCAGAAACTCAACCAGCAAGCAGTGTTAGAAGCAACATCTATGCAAGAAGAACTTACTAAAGAGACATTGATTTCCTCTGGGAAG TTACCAATTCTAGTCCAAGAAGCGATATGTATCCAAGTATGGCGGTATAAAGTTTACCCTCAAGTACTGAAACTGGAACCAGCACCCTCTTGTACATTCGGCATTTACATGGTG CTATACCATGAAGCAGCGTGCGTTGGGCTCCTAGAGACGGTGCTATACCACGAGGACGGCGCCCGGTGCCTCAGCGACGTCATCGTCGACCTTCTGGGGTACGCAGTGGAGCAGCTCACGGCGTTGCTGGCGCTACTCAA TAACGGATATTTGAAGCCCCAGAGCCCAAAGGAGCTGGAATGCGAGACTGCACCGGAAGAGCTCGAGCGCCGGCAGCGGGACCTGCAGTTTGACATCAGCATGCGGTGCATCACTATCGTTCG ATACATAGCGGAACACATGGAGGGAGCTGGAGTAGGCGCCTCCATCGCGACGGGCCTTTACAAGACCAACGACGTGCCCTCAATTCTAGCCCACTTGCTGCAGGAGGAACCGTGGCGCAGGACCACTGAGGCCGGCGAGCTTCAGACCTTCAACT TCGGCCGCTGGGCAAAGCCGTCCAATGACGAGCAACTGCAAATGCATCGCAGCGAGGTGCAGCTCTGGCTGTGCCTGCGACAGTTGTTGCTGGAGCCGCGGCTGGCGCACCAGTACCCTATCGACGAGTGCCGCCGCACCGCCTTCTGTCGG CTACAAGCGCGACTTACTGAGAATATGCTGGACCAAGTGCCGCCGCTAGGCGATCTCAAGCAGTTCCTGTGTCGTCTCTCCGTGGGCGATTATTCGAACAAGGACGGCCGCTCTAACGTGAAGAACGCTCCGGGCTGCACGCTCATCGAGGTCGTGCCACAG ATAAAAGACTCATACATGCGCCAAGTGCACAAACGCACCAAAACCTTGGCCAAGCAGCAGCTCCGACTCTTTGACATGGACGGCAGCGACGACTCGCGCAAAATGGCCAAGCAACTCCTGGACTCGTATACCAGCGACGCGGCGCTGGCCATGGACGGCGGCGGCGCAAAGTGTGCCAAGTGCGGTGAGGCCGCCAGCAAGAAGTGCTCGCGGTGCAAGACTGAGTGGTACTGCGGCCG GGAATGTCAGGTGCAACAGTGGCCAAAACACAAGGAGTTATGTGATCAATTTGCCAAATTGTGCATGTAG